Proteins encoded in a region of the Streptomyces sp. NBC_01471 genome:
- a CDS encoding aldose 1-epimerase produces the protein MSSEEVRLVAGDVELTVSPENGCRIRSLRIGGTELLRQGDKFGCFPMVPWCGRTGNGRFSSGGIPHQLPLNSPPHAIHGTGRNTAWQPARAGSGDGPGAAAFTYDLADPWPYTGRVTQTFELTESALTLTLGVETYGDSFPAQAGWHPWFNRNLGAGGDAQLDFEPAWQEERGDDHLPTGKRIDPVPGPWDDCFGMPDGVDVTLTWPEQLELKVSSRDEWVVIYDEQAEAVCVEPQSGPPNGLNTLPRLVTPIDPLEIATTWSWRRL, from the coding sequence GTGAGTAGCGAAGAGGTCCGGCTCGTCGCCGGCGACGTCGAGTTGACCGTGAGCCCCGAGAACGGGTGCCGTATCCGCAGCCTCCGCATCGGCGGCACCGAACTGCTGCGCCAGGGAGACAAGTTCGGCTGTTTCCCGATGGTGCCCTGGTGCGGCCGTACCGGAAACGGCCGGTTCAGCAGTGGCGGCATCCCGCACCAGCTGCCGCTGAACTCCCCGCCGCACGCCATCCACGGCACCGGCCGCAACACCGCCTGGCAGCCCGCCCGCGCCGGCAGCGGCGACGGGCCGGGTGCGGCGGCGTTCACCTACGATCTGGCCGATCCCTGGCCGTACACCGGCCGGGTCACCCAGACCTTCGAGCTGACCGAGTCCGCCCTGACCCTCACCCTCGGTGTGGAGACCTACGGCGACTCGTTCCCGGCGCAGGCCGGCTGGCACCCCTGGTTCAACCGGAACCTGGGCGCCGGCGGCGATGCGCAGCTCGACTTCGAGCCCGCCTGGCAGGAGGAGCGCGGCGACGACCACCTGCCCACGGGCAAGCGGATCGACCCCGTTCCCGGCCCCTGGGACGACTGCTTCGGGATGCCGGACGGCGTGGACGTCACCCTCACCTGGCCCGAGCAGCTGGAGCTGAAGGTGAGCAGCCGCGACGAGTGGGTCGTGATCTACGACGAGCAGGCGGAAGCGGTCTGTGTCGAACCCCAGTCCGGCCCGCCGAACGGCCTGAACACGCTGCCGCGCCTGGTCACACCCATCGACCCGCTGGAGATCGCGACGACCTGGAGCTGGCGCCGGCTCTGA
- the pyrE gene encoding orotate phosphoribosyltransferase, producing the protein MTDVRADLLQHIKDKAVVHGKVTLSSGIEADWYIDLRRITLDGVAAPLVGQVMLDLTDGLDFDAVGGLTLGADPIADAMLHASAARGKTLDAFVVRKAAKTHGMQRRIEGPDIKGRRVLVVEDTTTTGGSPMTAVDAVREAGGEVVAVATIVDRNTGAAEVIAEAGVPYVFAYNQGDLDL; encoded by the coding sequence ATGACTGACGTACGCGCTGATCTGCTCCAGCACATCAAGGACAAGGCCGTGGTGCACGGCAAGGTGACGCTCTCCTCGGGGATCGAAGCCGACTGGTACATCGATCTGCGCCGGATCACCCTGGACGGCGTGGCCGCGCCCCTGGTCGGCCAGGTGATGCTGGATCTGACCGACGGGCTGGACTTCGACGCGGTCGGCGGGCTGACGCTGGGCGCCGACCCGATCGCGGACGCCATGCTGCACGCCTCCGCCGCCCGCGGGAAGACGCTGGACGCCTTCGTCGTACGCAAGGCCGCCAAGACGCATGGGATGCAGCGCCGCATCGAGGGTCCGGACATCAAGGGACGCCGCGTCCTGGTCGTCGAGGACACCACCACGACGGGCGGTTCTCCGATGACCGCCGTGGACGCGGTGCGCGAGGCCGGTGGCGAGGTGGTCGCCGTCGCCACGATCGTGGACCGCAACACCGGCGCCGCCGAGGTCATCGCCGAGGCGGGGGTGCCGTACGTCTTCGCGTACAACCAGGGTGACCTCGACCTGTGA